One genomic region from Sphingobacterium multivorum encodes:
- a CDS encoding OmpH family outer membrane protein → MKKILLVIAFVVVSATATFAQQLAYADSEYILKHIPEYTTAQKQLDDLSKQWQEEVDQKYAEIEKLYQAYQKDQVLLNEDMRRRREDEIVTREKEVKDYQKQKFGFEGDLFKRRTQLMKPIQDRVAKAIQDVASAQGIDFIMDKGNESTFLYANPKLNKSNDVITKLGYKPNPSLAN, encoded by the coding sequence ATGAAAAAAATATTGTTAGTTATAGCTTTTGTAGTCGTTAGTGCTACAGCGACATTTGCCCAACAACTCGCATATGCTGATTCAGAATATATCCTAAAACATATTCCTGAATATACGACTGCACAGAAACAGCTGGATGATTTATCGAAGCAATGGCAGGAAGAAGTGGATCAGAAATATGCTGAGATTGAGAAACTATATCAGGCTTATCAAAAGGATCAGGTTTTATTAAATGAAGATATGCGCCGTCGTCGGGAAGATGAAATCGTGACAAGAGAAAAAGAAGTAAAAGACTATCAAAAACAAAAGTTTGGATTTGAAGGCGACCTCTTTAAAAGACGTACTCAATTAATGAAGCCTATTCAAGATCGTGTAGCAAAAGCTATCCAAGACGTTGCTTCTGCGCAGGGAATTGATTTTATTATGGACAAGGGCAATGAGTCGACTTTTCTTTATGCCAATCCAAAATTGAATAAAAGTAATGATGTCATTACAAAATTAGGATATAAACCCAATCCGAGTCTTGCAAACTAA
- a CDS encoding GNAT family N-acetyltransferase, producing MQEIIPPVDRELLKTELNKEVFLRYTNNGNNEIYLINYHNSPNVMREIGRLRELTFRGAGGGTGLSIDIDENDTCEDCYDQLIAWNPEDEEVVAGYRVIKCAEAGEVNGIPNLSTAHYFQFSELFTNEYLPYTIELGRSFVQPKYQPAIDNRKGIFSLDNLWDGLGALVMLNPEIKYLFGKVTMYPHYNKDARDMLLYFMDYYFPDHDKLVLPLPELEIKNDYDRFVGVFDGLDYKEGYKVLNSHVRALGENIPPLINTYMNLSPTMKSFGTARNDEFGTVEEKGILIVIDDVYPVKKERHMNTFDRDREYGHRKPKRG from the coding sequence ATGCAAGAAATTATACCTCCAGTTGATAGAGAATTATTGAAGACCGAATTGAATAAAGAAGTCTTCTTACGATATACCAACAATGGAAATAACGAGATATACTTAATCAACTATCATAATTCGCCAAATGTCATGCGTGAAATTGGGCGTTTGCGGGAGTTGACTTTTCGTGGCGCAGGGGGAGGTACAGGACTTTCAATTGATATCGATGAAAATGATACATGCGAAGATTGTTACGATCAGTTGATCGCATGGAATCCCGAAGATGAAGAGGTGGTTGCCGGTTATAGGGTAATCAAATGTGCTGAGGCTGGTGAAGTAAATGGTATACCCAATTTATCAACAGCACATTATTTTCAGTTTTCCGAATTATTTACGAATGAATATCTACCTTACACCATAGAGTTGGGACGGTCGTTTGTACAACCTAAGTACCAACCAGCCATCGACAATAGAAAAGGAATTTTTTCATTGGACAATCTTTGGGACGGTTTAGGAGCTTTGGTGATGCTTAACCCTGAAATTAAATACCTCTTTGGTAAAGTGACCATGTATCCACATTATAATAAAGATGCACGGGATATGTTGCTTTATTTTATGGACTATTATTTTCCTGATCACGACAAATTGGTTCTTCCTCTTCCGGAATTGGAAATCAAAAATGATTACGATCGATTTGTCGGCGTATTTGATGGGCTGGATTATAAAGAAGGATATAAGGTGTTAAATAGCCACGTGAGAGCATTGGGAGAGAATATTCCGCCGCTGATCAATACCTATATGAACCTTTCGCCTACGATGAAATCATTTGGTACTGCACGTAATGATGAGTTTGGTACGGTAGAGGAAAAAGGTATACTGATTGTAATTGATGATGTATATCCTGTGAAAAAGGAACGTCACATGAATACATTTGATCGGGATCGTGAATACGGTCATAGAAAACCCAAGCGTGGATAA
- the bamA gene encoding outer membrane protein assembly factor BamA has product MKRILPVILFFGLSSMQLVYGQDKGAFNLNDPEKISYLNPKNYVISAIDITGTQFLDKNVLITISKLSVGQYLEVPSEATAKVVKDMMAQGLFDDVELWADKIEGENIFLTIRVVERPRLTRIDINGLSKSQTEEVRKRLNSNTGKIVNENLMNTTRATIQRFLKEKAFLYPEITLKTVKDSAQANNEILIADVDKKHKVRVKKMTFTGNEHFSQQELRKMAKPIKQKMWYRIFGPGKFKEEKYKEGKENLIKKMAAKGYRDATILKDTVIRDGEKNVLVNFDIYEGPKYYVGNIVWTGNAKYSDTLLNKILGIKRGDVFSEEKLTAKLMGPTKNSDDISSIYMNDGYLTFSVDPEQTRIYNDTIDLNLRVYEGAQYTINNVIVKGNDVTNDRVVLRSIYTKPGQKFSKEQIMRSVREIAQLGNFDEQKTNPVPTNLNYADGTVDIVYNVTEKPSDQVELSGGYGAGQIIGTLGLTFNNFSTSNFFDKSSWKPLPRGDGQKLSVRGQTSGKRYQSYSFSFSEPWLGGKKPIYFGLSAYTSSSSYGGFNYYTGEQIVKDSELNRIWMTGITATLGKRLQWPDNWFQANTSLSFQRYKLQNYGNYFLFDNGTAYNINLTQEFSRNSIDAPIYPTSGSNIKFSVQLTPPYSLFNNIDYKNGSPQERYRWTEYHKWKFDSQWYAKIVGKLVFKAQAQFGFLGKYSNKTEISTFERFKVGGDGMQGFDYLQGSEIVALRGYANGVIIPEGTQNVNVARNSGSPIYTKYQMELRHPVMLNDQATVYVLAFAEAANTWNKFTEYNPFKVRRSAGVGARIFLPIFGMLGIDYGHAFDPIPGLPSSTWKQNFTFSIMQNMGGF; this is encoded by the coding sequence ATGAAGCGTATACTACCCGTAATACTATTTTTTGGCCTCTCATCAATGCAGCTTGTCTACGGACAGGACAAAGGTGCGTTCAATTTAAATGACCCAGAAAAAATCAGCTATCTCAATCCTAAAAACTATGTAATTAGCGCTATTGATATAACTGGAACACAATTTTTGGATAAAAATGTATTAATTACAATATCTAAATTGTCAGTAGGTCAATATTTGGAAGTTCCAAGTGAGGCAACTGCAAAAGTAGTAAAGGATATGATGGCTCAAGGCCTCTTTGATGATGTCGAATTATGGGCAGATAAAATTGAAGGTGAAAATATATTTTTGACCATCCGTGTAGTAGAACGTCCTCGTTTAACGCGTATTGATATTAATGGTCTAAGTAAAAGTCAGACCGAAGAAGTTCGCAAACGTTTAAATAGCAACACCGGTAAAATTGTCAACGAAAACTTGATGAACACCACACGTGCTACGATTCAACGGTTCTTAAAAGAAAAAGCTTTTTTATATCCGGAGATCACACTAAAAACAGTGAAAGATTCGGCACAGGCCAATAATGAAATACTTATTGCCGATGTAGATAAAAAACATAAGGTAAGAGTCAAAAAAATGACGTTTACAGGGAATGAACATTTTTCTCAACAAGAACTGAGAAAAATGGCCAAGCCCATCAAGCAAAAAATGTGGTACCGTATTTTCGGTCCTGGAAAATTCAAGGAAGAAAAATACAAAGAAGGTAAAGAAAACCTAATCAAGAAAATGGCCGCCAAAGGATATCGTGATGCCACGATCTTGAAAGATACCGTTATTCGCGATGGTGAAAAAAATGTGCTGGTTAATTTTGACATCTATGAAGGTCCTAAATATTATGTAGGTAATATTGTTTGGACAGGTAATGCCAAATATTCGGATACTTTACTGAATAAAATTTTAGGTATCAAACGTGGTGATGTCTTTTCGGAAGAAAAATTAACGGCAAAATTGATGGGTCCTACAAAAAACAGTGATGACATCTCTTCAATCTATATGAACGATGGTTATCTTACGTTTTCGGTAGACCCTGAGCAAACACGTATTTACAACGATACCATCGATTTGAATTTACGTGTATATGAAGGTGCTCAATATACCATCAATAACGTTATTGTTAAAGGTAATGACGTAACCAACGACCGTGTTGTATTGCGTTCTATTTATACAAAACCAGGTCAAAAATTCTCAAAAGAACAAATTATGCGCAGTGTGCGTGAAATTGCGCAGCTGGGAAATTTTGATGAACAAAAAACAAACCCCGTACCGACAAATTTAAATTATGCGGATGGTACAGTAGACATTGTTTATAATGTTACTGAAAAACCTTCGGATCAGGTAGAGCTTTCGGGTGGTTATGGTGCAGGTCAGATTATCGGTACCTTAGGTTTAACATTCAACAACTTCTCCACCAGCAATTTCTTTGACAAAAGTTCCTGGAAACCACTACCACGTGGAGATGGACAGAAGTTGAGTGTGCGTGGTCAAACTTCGGGTAAACGGTATCAATCGTATAGCTTCTCCTTCTCCGAGCCTTGGCTGGGTGGTAAAAAACCAATTTATTTTGGTTTGAGTGCCTATACTTCGAGTTCATCGTATGGTGGCTTTAACTACTATACAGGCGAGCAAATTGTTAAGGATTCCGAGTTGAACCGTATTTGGATGACGGGTATTACCGCAACTTTAGGTAAACGCTTACAATGGCCAGATAACTGGTTCCAGGCGAATACATCCTTGTCATTCCAACGTTATAAGCTTCAGAACTATGGAAATTACTTCCTATTTGATAATGGTACGGCCTATAACATCAACTTGACGCAAGAGTTTAGCCGTAATTCGATCGATGCGCCGATCTATCCTACTTCAGGTTCAAACATCAAGTTCTCGGTGCAATTGACGCCTCCATATTCATTGTTCAACAACATTGATTATAAAAATGGTTCACCGCAAGAACGCTACCGTTGGACAGAGTATCACAAATGGAAATTTGACTCACAATGGTATGCAAAAATCGTTGGTAAACTTGTTTTCAAAGCTCAAGCTCAATTTGGTTTCTTGGGTAAATACTCCAACAAAACTGAAATATCGACTTTTGAGCGTTTCAAAGTCGGTGGGGATGGTATGCAAGGGTTTGATTACCTACAGGGATCTGAGATTGTTGCATTACGTGGTTATGCAAATGGTGTAATCATTCCTGAAGGAACACAAAATGTGAATGTGGCACGAAATTCAGGTAGTCCGATCTATACGAAATATCAAATGGAATTGCGTCACCCGGTTATGTTAAATGATCAGGCAACAGTTTACGTATTAGCTTTTGCTGAAGCGGCCAATACCTGGAACAAGTTCACTGAATACAATCCATTTAAAGTACGTCGTTCTGCAGGTGTTGGTGCCCGTATCTTCTTACCAATTTTTGGTATGCTAGGAATAGATTACGGTCATGCATTTGACCCTATCCCGGGTTTACCAAGCAGTACATGGAAACAAAACTTTACGTTTAGTATTATGCAAAATATGGGTGGATTCTAA
- a CDS encoding 1-acyl-sn-glycerol-3-phosphate acyltransferase, which yields MITSESKKFIDIREVIHKKNAGLAKWIPSFLLNYLKRTIHEDEINDIMTRFADLQGLDFVDALINDLDVKVNLYGAENIPVSDPVIFASNHPLGGLDGIAFMHAIGKYRRDVKFLVNDILLNIGNLRPLFVGVNKLGGQGKQAISAIEEAYGADDALLVFPAGLVSRKQNDGRIEDLEWKKSFISKAKKYKKDVIPVLIDGKNSKFFYNFARLRQKLGLKVNIEMLYLPDEMFAQRGHTVNIIVGERIPYTAFDQSKNEKTWAEEVKRRVYGLAQEK from the coding sequence ATGATCACAAGCGAGAGTAAAAAGTTTATTGATATACGTGAAGTTATTCACAAAAAAAATGCGGGCCTTGCTAAATGGATTCCGTCTTTTTTACTTAATTATTTAAAAAGGACAATTCATGAAGATGAGATAAATGATATCATGACGCGCTTTGCAGATCTTCAGGGCCTGGATTTTGTTGATGCATTGATCAACGATTTGGATGTCAAGGTCAATTTGTATGGGGCAGAAAATATTCCAGTATCGGATCCGGTTATTTTCGCGTCCAATCATCCTTTGGGCGGATTGGATGGTATTGCATTTATGCACGCTATAGGTAAATATAGACGCGATGTGAAGTTTTTAGTTAATGATATTCTTCTAAATATAGGTAATTTGCGGCCTTTGTTTGTCGGTGTAAATAAGTTGGGGGGGCAAGGGAAACAGGCCATTTCTGCGATTGAGGAGGCTTATGGTGCAGATGATGCGCTATTGGTATTCCCTGCAGGTTTGGTTTCCAGAAAACAGAACGATGGTCGTATAGAAGATCTCGAATGGAAAAAAAGTTTTATTAGCAAAGCAAAAAAATATAAAAAAGATGTCATTCCGGTGTTGATTGACGGTAAAAACTCTAAGTTTTTTTATAATTTTGCAAGGCTTAGACAGAAATTGGGTCTCAAGGTAAACATTGAAATGTTATATTTACCTGATGAAATGTTTGCTCAACGCGGACATACCGTCAATATTATAGTAGGAGAAAGAATCCCTTATACAGCGTTTGATCAATCAAAAAACGAAAAAACTTGGGCTGAGGAAGTGAAAAGAAGGGTTTATGGATTGGCTCAAGAAAAATAG
- a CDS encoding TetR/AcrR family transcriptional regulator: protein MKKKVIEDNPKKERKVTSGPIRDKERTKARMIAAVGKVIQKKGYHALNGPNIALECGLNKALIWNYFGGLDQLVEAYLTQKDFWQIGDKGVLEQMVTNPSTISVSLIEELLKSQFDTFLKDKTKQKVIHWGLGEKTKALKNIADRREMFGEELFKHVDSKFENSENDLRATLAILVSSIYYLSLQAKSTGSTFCGIDVNTEAGKERIQKTIRKILEQTFSDVQL from the coding sequence ATGAAAAAGAAAGTAATTGAGGATAATCCTAAAAAAGAAAGAAAGGTAACTTCCGGTCCTATTCGAGACAAGGAGCGCACCAAAGCTCGCATGATCGCCGCTGTTGGAAAGGTCATTCAAAAGAAAGGATACCATGCATTGAATGGGCCTAATATTGCTTTGGAATGTGGACTGAACAAAGCATTAATATGGAACTATTTTGGCGGTCTCGATCAACTGGTGGAAGCTTACCTGACACAAAAAGATTTTTGGCAAATCGGAGACAAAGGAGTCTTAGAGCAAATGGTCACAAACCCAAGCACCATCAGCGTTTCCTTGATAGAAGAATTGCTTAAATCTCAATTCGACACCTTTTTGAAGGATAAAACGAAGCAAAAAGTCATTCACTGGGGCCTGGGCGAAAAAACCAAAGCGCTTAAAAATATCGCCGACAGACGGGAAATGTTTGGCGAGGAACTATTTAAACACGTCGATTCAAAATTCGAAAACTCCGAAAACGACCTGAGAGCAACATTGGCGATCTTAGTCAGTTCAATCTACTATCTAAGCCTTCAGGCAAAATCTACGGGCAGTACCTTTTGCGGTATCGATGTCAATACCGAAGCAGGAAAAGAACGGATTCAGAAAACCATTCGTAAAATATTAGAACAGACATTCTCCGATGTTCAGCTATAG
- a CDS encoding MIP/aquaporin family protein — MNHYLAEFIGTTLLLLLGNGVVANVILKGTKGENGGWIVITTAWALAVYVGVVFAGPYTGAHLNPAVTIAVALNHGLPWMEVPGYILAQIAGGFCGAMLTYIMHKDHFDATADPTTKLGVFATIPNIRNTSTNLASEIIGTFVLIFVIFFITGQDVTIDGKTAPIGMGSLGAIPVAFLVWAIGLSLGGTTGYAINPARDFGPRLFHALWPIKGKGSSDWSYAWIPILGPILGAILAFALYICIKPA, encoded by the coding sequence ATGAACCATTATTTAGCAGAATTTATCGGCACAACCCTTCTCCTTCTTTTAGGCAATGGGGTTGTGGCCAACGTTATCTTAAAAGGAACAAAGGGAGAAAATGGAGGATGGATTGTAATCACCACCGCATGGGCACTTGCAGTCTATGTAGGAGTTGTATTTGCCGGCCCCTACACCGGAGCCCACCTCAATCCTGCGGTAACCATTGCCGTCGCCCTCAATCATGGCCTCCCTTGGATGGAAGTACCCGGCTATATTCTCGCACAGATCGCCGGTGGTTTCTGCGGTGCAATGTTAACCTACATCATGCACAAAGACCATTTCGATGCAACAGCAGACCCAACGACCAAACTTGGTGTTTTCGCCACTATACCCAACATCCGAAATACATCAACAAATCTGGCAAGTGAAATTATCGGAACCTTTGTGTTGATTTTTGTAATTTTCTTCATAACAGGTCAAGATGTTACCATCGATGGAAAAACAGCTCCCATTGGCATGGGCTCCCTTGGTGCGATACCCGTTGCATTTCTGGTGTGGGCCATCGGTCTCTCACTCGGTGGGACTACGGGATATGCCATCAATCCTGCCCGGGATTTTGGCCCGCGCTTATTTCATGCGCTTTGGCCAATCAAAGGAAAAGGTAGCTCCGACTGGTCTTATGCCTGGATTCCAATCCTAGGACCGATCTTGGGCGCCATTTTAGCCTTTGCACTGTATATCTGTATAAAACCGGCCTAA
- a CDS encoding CBS domain-containing protein → MLISQFLSNADFSIQNADSIQQALEKLQDMLCKELVVLNGDDYIGLVNETILLDAEDEDAPLSSIKINTAPIQLKFNQHPYDALVMITVYNSTIIPILDQDNKYIGVSTQLDILKAISSIQSQNESGAIIVLATGLHDFSLSQIAHLVESDNCRILNCATKINLESDNIEVTLKVDKSNINALLNSFLRHNYLILETHNTIAAFDDTADRYQQLMNYINI, encoded by the coding sequence ATGCTAATAAGTCAATTTCTTTCAAATGCTGATTTCAGTATTCAAAATGCTGATTCAATACAACAGGCGCTAGAGAAGCTGCAAGATATGCTTTGTAAAGAATTAGTCGTTTTAAATGGTGACGACTATATTGGCCTGGTTAATGAAACCATCTTATTGGATGCGGAAGATGAAGATGCTCCCCTTTCTTCCATAAAAATAAATACGGCCCCTATACAGCTGAAGTTCAATCAACACCCCTATGATGCCCTGGTGATGATAACGGTATATAATAGCACAATCATTCCTATTTTAGATCAAGACAACAAATATATTGGTGTGTCAACGCAATTGGATATATTAAAGGCAATAAGTTCAATTCAATCACAAAACGAATCTGGAGCTATTATCGTGTTGGCAACTGGCCTACACGATTTTTCACTTTCACAGATTGCTCATCTAGTTGAAAGTGACAATTGCAGAATCCTCAATTGCGCAACCAAAATAAATTTGGAAAGTGACAATATTGAAGTTACCCTTAAAGTCGACAAGTCAAACATCAACGCCTTACTGAATTCATTCCTAAGACACAACTATTTAATTCTTGAAACCCATAATACCATAGCTGCATTTGACGACACTGCCGACCGTTATCAGCAGCTTATGAATTATATTAACATTTGA
- a CDS encoding OmpH family outer membrane protein has product MKNLLKGAVALVAVFFSTQFANAQQKIGHINFAEIIQSTSEFKAAEGQLKTLSDGKTKEIQDMVAIYQTKQKDANDKLRNRSEANKETVDPEINKIGQELQDIQARIQTAQQAAQDELGKKEEELIAPIHRKVGDAVSAVSKEKGMAYVFDISSTNIPYFQGGEDLTAAVKTKLGISATAAPAAPARK; this is encoded by the coding sequence ATGAAAAATTTATTAAAAGGTGCGGTTGCTTTAGTGGCAGTATTTTTCTCAACTCAATTCGCAAATGCGCAACAAAAGATTGGTCATATCAATTTTGCTGAAATTATTCAGTCCACTTCGGAATTTAAAGCAGCCGAAGGTCAATTGAAAACATTAAGCGACGGCAAAACCAAAGAAATTCAAGATATGGTGGCTATTTATCAAACAAAACAAAAAGATGCGAACGATAAATTGCGTAACAGAAGTGAAGCAAACAAAGAAACTGTTGATCCAGAAATCAACAAAATAGGTCAAGAATTACAAGATATCCAAGCGCGTATCCAAACAGCACAACAAGCTGCTCAAGATGAATTAGGTAAAAAAGAAGAAGAGCTAATTGCACCTATTCATAGAAAAGTTGGTGATGCTGTAAGCGCTGTTTCAAAAGAAAAGGGAATGGCATATGTATTTGATATTTCAAGCACAAATATTCCTTATTTCCAAGGTGGAGAGGATTTAACTGCTGCTGTTAAAACAAAATTAGGAATTTCAGCTACAGCTGCTCCTGCTGCTCCAGCAAGAAAATAA
- a CDS encoding NAD kinase, translating into MRIAIYGREFQPSVIPHVKHLFEYLVDKNMEIWVYNPFHEFLQSQFECAFNFSTYDSYQEIKDHIDIMLSLGGDGTMLSAVSLIKDSGIPIAGINFGRLGFLASINKNDFEDAIDDILNQRFTIQKRVLLSVESEQLNLFEGNHYALNDITVFRYDSSAMITVNARINGELLNSYWADGLIIATPTGSTAYSLSCGGPIIMPESGNFVITPISPHNLNVRPIVISNQFTLELEIESRSNQYILSCDSKNESIDTSVKLTIKQAPFTINLIRLPHESFFSTLREKLLWGIDVRNY; encoded by the coding sequence ATGAGAATCGCAATATATGGAAGAGAGTTTCAGCCCTCTGTTATACCACATGTGAAACACTTATTTGAATATCTTGTCGATAAAAATATGGAGATCTGGGTATATAATCCATTTCATGAGTTTCTGCAATCACAATTTGAATGCGCCTTTAACTTCTCAACATACGATTCCTATCAAGAAATCAAAGATCATATTGACATCATGTTGAGTTTGGGCGGAGATGGAACCATGTTATCTGCTGTTTCCCTGATTAAAGATTCCGGAATTCCAATTGCAGGAATAAACTTTGGACGCCTCGGCTTTTTAGCTTCCATCAATAAAAATGATTTTGAGGATGCCATCGACGATATACTGAACCAGCGTTTTACGATACAGAAACGCGTGCTGCTTTCCGTAGAATCTGAACAGTTAAATTTGTTTGAAGGCAATCATTACGCGCTCAATGACATTACCGTTTTTCGTTACGACAGCTCGGCCATGATTACGGTCAATGCACGCATCAATGGCGAACTCCTGAATTCATACTGGGCAGATGGACTAATTATCGCTACACCTACCGGATCCACAGCCTATTCGTTGAGTTGCGGCGGACCTATTATTATGCCGGAAAGTGGCAATTTTGTCATTACCCCCATCTCTCCGCATAACCTCAATGTAAGACCCATTGTCATCTCGAATCAGTTTACCCTTGAATTGGAAATAGAGAGTCGTAGCAATCAATACATCCTAAGCTGTGATTCCAAAAACGAGTCCATTGATACATCGGTAAAATTAACCATTAAACAGGCTCCGTTTACTATTAATCTCATTAGACTCCCCCATGAAAGCTTTTTCAGCACACTGCGTGAAAAATTACTTTGGGGCATCGATGTCAGAAATTATTAG
- a CDS encoding isoprenyl transferase: MSFLDQIDSIKLPQHIAIIMDGNGRWAKQKGKLRVFGHQNGVKAVREALEGCVKANIKFLTLYAFSAENWNRPKLEVMALMELLVTSLKKEIKTFQENGVRLNVIGDITKLPSNAQKKLQETIEATKENTHCTLTLALSYSSRQEIVDAARNLAQQVKDGKLHAEEINDELFAANLYTQNLPDPDLLIRTSGELRISNFLLWQIAYSELCFLDKMWPEFTKEDLFKSIVDYQQRERRFGKTSEQL; this comes from the coding sequence ATGAGTTTTTTAGATCAGATAGATAGTATTAAATTGCCACAGCATATAGCCATCATCATGGATGGCAATGGCCGTTGGGCAAAACAGAAAGGAAAACTTCGTGTATTTGGGCATCAAAACGGTGTAAAAGCGGTACGAGAAGCATTAGAAGGATGTGTAAAAGCAAATATTAAATTTCTGACACTTTATGCATTTTCTGCAGAAAACTGGAATAGGCCGAAGCTCGAGGTAATGGCACTCATGGAGCTATTGGTTACTTCCCTTAAAAAAGAAATCAAAACTTTTCAGGAGAATGGCGTCCGTTTGAATGTCATTGGTGATATCACCAAACTACCTTCAAATGCACAAAAGAAGCTACAGGAAACCATAGAAGCAACGAAAGAAAATACACACTGTACATTGACATTAGCGTTGAGTTACAGTTCCCGACAAGAAATTGTAGATGCCGCCCGGAATCTAGCCCAACAAGTAAAAGACGGAAAACTCCATGCGGAAGAAATCAACGATGAGTTATTCGCTGCAAACCTCTATACACAAAACCTACCCGATCCTGATCTTCTGATACGTACTAGCGGGGAATTGAGAATAAGCAACTTCCTACTCTGGCAAATTGCCTATTCAGAATTATGCTTCCTTGATAAGATGTGGCCTGAGTTTACGAAAGAAGATTTATTTAAATCCATCGTCGATTACCAGCAACGCGAAAGAAGGTTTGGAAAAACAAGTGAACAGTTATAA